In Spodoptera frugiperda isolate SF20-4 chromosome 4, AGI-APGP_CSIRO_Sfru_2.0, whole genome shotgun sequence, a single window of DNA contains:
- the LOC118272827 gene encoding uncharacterized protein LOC118272827 isoform X2 has protein sequence MVSLKTTIIKLQMELVTKLKELRVAVGRGKIDEVKNIVKWFEQDVDRIRTLSKAYENTRACPTQDDLVIAACSHNQKHVLDYLLSQTDILYYLTDSTQNITEVIEKRTEAVRHALRLEDFEMVVKLYDYWIGDLYWKGHRKDNFEMLGKILNGANNYKNGDKNFLGWVCSIFKKILIRCRFMTINQQLIIDFESIIKVNDFQQKLYNTLPKPLSHYAVAEDTAAEGTNGKDTVETARVILNLLNIYDEYSVIDKVRIKDVTKEKQIKSYFEDTDSIYFRALADIKYEFYFRKVDFNMALLLLEKLYIIRNYLKKHFNTNQLQTASKTYREIEYAIYHLIYRTSEDWRLYLPADRQLTEETHHIGIYNGAMGRLKTTYDIHKLYNSPVLYLEREHYKTCLRNLKDILNEYCIKPDPVIDGEQNNTNTEKLLDENYLKPKMKVSDHYSLNKIITYIEALEQTTDTDIITIERVLQVIGEMVKAEGTGGESSHLSKETKTYLQIAISADTIKHLKGIRDFLSHAHKGQLSIRIDIENNQADMLLNVKEELVEIKEKIVPIRDLCKLVLDNSLLQHGLDLLDKRIKALPARARQRIDEIKSGFEKHAKNFVSESGEYYRKVWKPAKMSHQLLVEIPMLLKNKDEILSKKEEINKEINNKTMNILSAYKHNAIQTLERMKTNNDCVDKVNPTLEFHKINPLKCSPTLNDINITKDRLKSKKISINEIESLTDNLQLWQSVVEFANLVRKYQKGDGDKGTNNTSAEATAAKDTAEEKTKAEYTAAEHTVTEYTTAEDTAVEDTAVEKTTAEYTTAEDTAVEKTVAEYTTAEDTAVEKTVAEYTTAEDTAVEDTAAGKTAAEDTAVEKTVAEYTTAEDTAVEKTVAEYTTAEDTAVEKIFAEYTTAENTAVEDTAAGRTTGEDTAAEKTTAEDTATEDIAAEGTAAEDTAAEDTAAEDTAAEDTAAEDTATEDTAAEDIAAEDTAAEDTRLWQSGNGDTAAEDTTAHWKSVVDLAKLVTRLWQSVVDFAKLVTRFSQSGNGDTAAEDTTAHWKSVVDLAELVNQEPSTYPPSTDKINFILNKVQGVCPGNNQSTNNTFTGIKNLNEEVEKKSKTYIEVKEYTKRHELTTCLINRIKRLRATLRYPEQIPLRELVQLYKLDPKFRFELEMLLADIENVMNITKQNSRKSRGLLEYIVLGNVLDHGNAFLEVIGDLIDSQELPRELLSKAISYADDQEAVEALEALFQHNVDFDTINDGTLANMNDAQKGY, from the exons atggtGTCCCTGAAGACGACAATTATCAA aCTCCAAATGGAGCTTGTGACAAAACTAAAGGAACTACGAGTTGCTGTAGGGAGAGGGAAGATAGACGAGGTCAAGAACATAGTTAAATGGTTCGAACAAGACGTGGATCGCATCAGAACGCTATCTAAAGCGTACGAGAACACAAGGGCATGTCCTACACAGGACGACCTTGTCATTGCCGCGTGTTCCCACAACCAGAAGCATGTTCTCGACTACTTGCTGAGTCAAACTGATATTTTGTACTATCTCACTGACAGTACACAAAACATTACAGAAGTGATTGAGAAGAGAACAGAAGCGGTCAGACATGCGCTGCGGCTGGAAGATTTCGAAATGGTGGTGAAGTTGTACGACTACTGGATCGGCGACTTGTATTGGAAAGGACACCGAAAGGATAACTTTGAGATGCTTGGGAAAATACTCAACGGCGCTAATAACTATAAAAACGGCGATAAAAACTTTCTTGGCTGGGTTTGCAgcatttttaagaaaattttgaTCCGTTGTcgttttatgacaataaatcaACAGCTAATTATAGATTTCGAATCTATCATCAAAGTAAATGACTTTCAGCAAAAACTGTACAACACCCTGCCAAAACCATTGTCACATTATGCTGTCGCTGAAGACACTGCTGCAGAAGGCACTAACGGAAAAGATACAGTCGAAACTGCTAGAGTGATACTGAATCTGTTGAATATATATGACGAGTATTCGGTTATAGATAAGGTAAGAATAAAAGATGTTaccaaagaaaaacaaatcaaatcgTACTTTGAAGATACGGACAGCATATATTTCAGAGCGTTAGCGGATATTAAATACGAATTCTATTTTCGGAAAGTGGATTTCAATATGGCGTTACTTTTATTGGAAAAGTTATACattataagaaattatttaaaaaaacatttcaacacAAACCAGTTGCAAACCGCATCAAAGACTTACAGAGAAATAGAATATGCTATCTATCATCTAATCTACCGGACGAGCGAAGACTGGAGATTGTATCTACCTGCAGATAGACAGTTAACAGAAGAAACTCATCACATAGGTATCTACAATGGGGCAATGGGAAGGCTTAAGACAACATATGATATACATAAGTTGTATAATAGTCCCGTGTTATACTTGGAACGAGAACATTACAAAACCTGTCTTCGAAATTTAAAAGATATACTTAACGAATATTGTATCAAACCAGATCCAGTCATTGATGgtgaacaaaacaatacaaacactGAAAAATTGTTAGATGAGAATTATCTAAAACCAAAGATGAAGGTAAGTGATCAttactcattaaataaaattattacatacatcGAAGCTCTCGAACAGACTACTGATACAGATATCATTACGATTGAAAGAGTTCTTCAGGTTATCGGAGAAATGGTTAAGGCTGAAGGCACTGGGGGAGAGTCATCACATTTATCTAAAGAGACAAAAACCTACCTACAGATAGCAATATCCGCGGACACCATCAAACATCTAAAAGGCATTAGAGACTTCTTGTCACATGCTCACAAAGGACAACTGAGCATTAGGATTGACATCGAGAACAACCAAGCCGATATGTTACTAAATGTTAAAGAAGAATTAGTagaaatcaaagaaaaaatTGTTCCTATTCGTGATTTGTGTAAATTGGTATTAGATAACTCGTTACTACAACATGGTTTAGATCTACTAGATAAGAGAATTAAGGCCTTACCAGCACGTGCCAGACAACGCATAGATGAAATAAAATCTGGTTTTGAGAAACATGCAAAAAACTTTGTTTCGGAGTCCGGTGAATATTATAGAAAAGTTTGGAAACCAGCTAAAATGTCACATCAATTGCTTGTAGAAATTCCAATgctattaaaaaacaaagatgaaattttatcaaaaaaggaagaaattaataaagaaattaataacaaaaccatGAATATTTTATCTGCGTATAAGCATAATGCAATACAAACACTAGAACGtatgaaaacaaacaatgatTGTGTAGATAAGGTCAACCCTACATTAGAATTCCATAAAATTAACCCGTTGAAATGTTCCCCAACAttaaatgatataaatattacaaaggatagattaaaatcaaaaaaaatTAGTATTAACGAGATTGAATCTCTGACAGATAATTTGCAACTTTGGCAATCTGTCGTAGAATTCGCAAACCTAGTAAGGAAATACCAAAAGGGGGATGGTGATAAAGGAACAAATAATACTTCCGCAGAAGCCACTGCCGCAAAAGACACTGCTGAGGAAAAAACTAAAGCAGAATATACAGCCGCAGAACATACTGTCACAGAATATACAACCGCAGAAGATACTGCTGTAGAAGATACAGCCGTAGAAAAGACTACCGCAGAATATACAACCGCAGAAGATACAGCCGTAGAAAAGACTGTCGCAGAATATACAACCGCAGAAGATACAGCCGTAGAAAAGACTGTCGCAGAATATACAACCGCAGAAGACACTGCCGTAGAAGATACTGCAGCAGGAAAAACTGCTGCAGAAGATACAGCCGTAGAAAAGACTGTCGCAGAATATACAACCGCAGAAGACACTGCCGTAGAAAAGACTGTCGCAGAATATACAACCGCAGAAGATACAGCCGTTGAAAAGATTTTCGCAGAATATACAACCGCAGAAAACACTGCCGTAGAAGATACTGCAGCAGGAAGGACTACTGGAGAAGATACAGCCGCAGAAAAGACTACCGCAGAAGATACAGCCACAGAAGATATTGCCGCAGAAGGTACAGCCGCAGAAGATACTGCTGCAGAAGATACTGCCGCAGAAGACACTGCCGCAGAAGACACTGCCGCAGAAGACACTGCCACAGAAGACACTGCAGCAGAAGACATTGCCGCAGAAGACACTGCCGCAGAAGACACACGACTTTGGCAATCTGGGAATGGTGATACTGCCGCAGAAGATACTACCGCACATTGGAAATCAGTCGTAGATTTGGCAAAGCTGGTGACACGACTTTGGCAATCAGTCGTAGATTTCGCAAAGCTGGTGACACGATTTTCGCAATCTGGGAATGGTGATACTGCCGCAGAAGATACTACCGCACATTGGAAATCAGTCGTAGATTTGGCAGAGCTTGTGAACCAAGAGCCTTCAACGTATCCGCCAAGTacagacaaaataaatttcatattaaacaAGGTGCAAGGTGTGTGTCCAGGGAACAATCAATcaacaaataatacatttacaggaataaaaaacctaaatgaagaagtagaaaaaaaatcaaaaacctATATAGAAGTAAAAGAGTACACAAAGCGTCATGAATTAACAACGTGTTTAATCAATCGCATCAAACGACTGAGGGCCACTCTAAGGTATCCAGAACAAATACCTTTACGAGAACTTGTTCAGCTATACAAGCTGGATCCAAAGTTTCGTTTTGAGTTAGAAATGTTACTGGCCGATATAGAGAACGTCATGAATATTACCAAACAAAACTCGAGGAAAAGTCGTGGGTTACTAGAATATATTGTGCTCGGTAACGTCCTGGATCACGGCAATGCATTCTTAGAGGTGATTGGAGACTTAATCGACTCTCAAGAGCTACCACGGGAGCTCTTGTCAAAAGCGATAAGTTATGCTGACGATCAGGAAGCAGTCGAAGCTCTCGAGGCACTGTTCCAACATAATGTAGACTTCGATACTATCAACGATGGTACGCTGGCAAATATGAACGATGCGCAGAAAG
- the LOC118272827 gene encoding uncharacterized protein LOC118272827 isoform X3, whose protein sequence is MVSLKTTIIKLQMELVTKLKELRVAVGRGKIDEVKNIVKWFEQDVDRIRTLSKAYENTRACPTQDDLVIAACSHNQKHVLDYLLSQTDILYYLTDSTQNITEVIEKRTEAVRHALRLEDFEMVVKLYDYWIGDLYWKGHRKDNFEMLGKILNGANNYKNGDKNFLGWVCSIFKKILIRCRFMTINQQLIIDFESIIKVNDFQQKLYNTLPKPLSHYAVAEDTAAEGTNGKDTVETARVILNLLNIYDEYSVIDKVRIKDVTKEKQIKSYFEDTDSIYFRALADIKYEFYFRKVDFNMALLLLEKLYIIRNYLKKHFNTNQLQTASKTYREIEYAIYHLIYRTSEDWRLYLPADRQLTEETHHIGIYNGAMGRLKTTYDIHKLYNSPVLYLEREHYKTCLRNLKDILNEYCIKPDPVIDGEQNNTNTEKLLDENYLKPKMKVSDHYSLNKIITYIEALEQTTDTDIITIERVLQVIGEMVKAEGTGGESSHLSKETKTYLQIAISADTIKHLKGIRDFLSHAHKGQLSIRIDIENNQADMLLNVKEELVEIKEKIVPIRDLCKLVLDNSLLQHGLDLLDKRIKALPARARQRIDEIKSGFEKHAKNFVSESGEYYRKVWKPAKMSHQLLVEIPMLLKNKDEILSKKEEINKEINNKTMNILSAYKHNAIQTLERMKTNNDCVDKVNPTLEFHKINPLKCSPTLNDINITKDRLKSKKISINEIESLTDNLQLWQSVVEFANLVRKYQKGDGDKGTNNTSAEATAAKDTAEEKTKAEYTAAEHTVTEYTTAEDTAVEDTAVEKTTAEYTTAEDTAVEKTVAEYTTAEDTAVEKTVAEYTTAEDTAVEDTAAGKTAAEDTAVEKTVAEYTTAEDTAVEKTVAEYTTAEDTAVEKIFAEYTTAENTAVEDTAAGRTTGEDTAAEKTTAEDTATEDIAAEGTAAEDTAAEDTAAEDTAAEDTAAEDTATEDTAAEDIAAEDTAAEDTRLWQSGNGDTAAEDTTAHWKSVVDLAKLVTRLWQSVVDFAKLVTRFSQSGNGDTAAEDTTAHWKSVVDLAELVNQEPSTYPPSTDKINFILNKVQGVCPGNNQSTNNTFTGIKNLNEEVEKKSKTYIEVKEYTKRHELTTCLINRIKRLRATLRYPEQIPLRELVQLYKLDPKFRFELEMLLADIENVMNITKQNSRKSRGLLEYIVLGNVLDHGNAFLEVIGDLIDSQDLPRELLSKAISYANDQEAVEALEALFQHNVDFDTIKDGTLANMNDAQKGY, encoded by the exons atggtGTCCCTGAAGACGACAATTATCAA aCTCCAAATGGAGCTTGTGACAAAACTAAAGGAACTACGAGTTGCTGTAGGGAGAGGGAAGATAGACGAGGTCAAGAACATAGTTAAATGGTTCGAACAAGACGTGGATCGCATCAGAACGCTATCTAAAGCGTACGAGAACACAAGGGCATGTCCTACACAGGACGACCTTGTCATTGCCGCGTGTTCCCACAACCAGAAGCATGTTCTCGACTACTTGCTGAGTCAAACTGATATTTTGTACTATCTCACTGACAGTACACAAAACATTACAGAAGTGATTGAGAAGAGAACAGAAGCGGTCAGACATGCGCTGCGGCTGGAAGATTTCGAAATGGTGGTGAAGTTGTACGACTACTGGATCGGCGACTTGTATTGGAAAGGACACCGAAAGGATAACTTTGAGATGCTTGGGAAAATACTCAACGGCGCTAATAACTATAAAAACGGCGATAAAAACTTTCTTGGCTGGGTTTGCAgcatttttaagaaaattttgaTCCGTTGTcgttttatgacaataaatcaACAGCTAATTATAGATTTCGAATCTATCATCAAAGTAAATGACTTTCAGCAAAAACTGTACAACACCCTGCCAAAACCATTGTCACATTATGCTGTCGCTGAAGACACTGCTGCAGAAGGCACTAACGGAAAAGATACAGTCGAAACTGCTAGAGTGATACTGAATCTGTTGAATATATATGACGAGTATTCGGTTATAGATAAGGTAAGAATAAAAGATGTTaccaaagaaaaacaaatcaaatcgTACTTTGAAGATACGGACAGCATATATTTCAGAGCGTTAGCGGATATTAAATACGAATTCTATTTTCGGAAAGTGGATTTCAATATGGCGTTACTTTTATTGGAAAAGTTATACattataagaaattatttaaaaaaacatttcaacacAAACCAGTTGCAAACCGCATCAAAGACTTACAGAGAAATAGAATATGCTATCTATCATCTAATCTACCGGACGAGCGAAGACTGGAGATTGTATCTACCTGCAGATAGACAGTTAACAGAAGAAACTCATCACATAGGTATCTACAATGGGGCAATGGGAAGGCTTAAGACAACATATGATATACATAAGTTGTATAATAGTCCCGTGTTATACTTGGAACGAGAACATTACAAAACCTGTCTTCGAAATTTAAAAGATATACTTAACGAATATTGTATCAAACCAGATCCAGTCATTGATGgtgaacaaaacaatacaaacactGAAAAATTGTTAGATGAGAATTATCTAAAACCAAAGATGAAGGTAAGTGATCAttactcattaaataaaattattacatacatcGAAGCTCTCGAACAGACTACTGATACAGATATCATTACGATTGAAAGAGTTCTTCAGGTTATCGGAGAAATGGTTAAGGCTGAAGGCACTGGGGGAGAGTCATCACATTTATCTAAAGAGACAAAAACCTACCTACAGATAGCAATATCCGCGGACACCATCAAACATCTAAAAGGCATTAGAGACTTCTTGTCACATGCTCACAAAGGACAACTGAGCATTAGGATTGACATCGAGAACAACCAAGCCGATATGTTACTAAATGTTAAAGAAGAATTAGTagaaatcaaagaaaaaatTGTTCCTATTCGTGATTTGTGTAAATTGGTATTAGATAACTCGTTACTACAACATGGTTTAGATCTACTAGATAAGAGAATTAAGGCCTTACCAGCACGTGCCAGACAACGCATAGATGAAATAAAATCTGGTTTTGAGAAACATGCAAAAAACTTTGTTTCGGAGTCCGGTGAATATTATAGAAAAGTTTGGAAACCAGCTAAAATGTCACATCAATTGCTTGTAGAAATTCCAATgctattaaaaaacaaagatgaaattttatcaaaaaaggaagaaattaataaagaaattaataacaaaaccatGAATATTTTATCTGCGTATAAGCATAATGCAATACAAACACTAGAACGtatgaaaacaaacaatgatTGTGTAGATAAGGTCAACCCTACATTAGAATTCCATAAAATTAACCCGTTGAAATGTTCCCCAACAttaaatgatataaatattacaaaggatagattaaaatcaaaaaaaatTAGTATTAACGAGATTGAATCTCTGACAGATAATTTGCAACTTTGGCAATCTGTCGTAGAATTCGCAAACCTAGTAAGGAAATACCAAAAGGGGGATGGTGATAAAGGAACAAATAATACTTCCGCAGAAGCCACTGCCGCAAAAGACACTGCTGAGGAAAAAACTAAAGCAGAATATACAGCCGCAGAACATACTGTCACAGAATATACAACCGCAGAAGATACTGCTGTAGAAGATACAGCCGTAGAAAAGACTACCGCAGAATATACAACCGCAGAAGATACAGCCGTAGAAAAGACTGTCGCAGAATATACAACCGCAGAAGATACAGCCGTAGAAAAGACTGTCGCAGAATATACAACCGCAGAAGACACTGCCGTAGAAGATACTGCAGCAGGAAAAACTGCTGCAGAAGATACAGCCGTAGAAAAGACTGTCGCAGAATATACAACCGCAGAAGACACTGCCGTAGAAAAGACTGTCGCAGAATATACAACCGCAGAAGATACAGCCGTTGAAAAGATTTTCGCAGAATATACAACCGCAGAAAACACTGCCGTAGAAGATACTGCAGCAGGAAGGACTACTGGAGAAGATACAGCCGCAGAAAAGACTACCGCAGAAGATACAGCCACAGAAGATATTGCCGCAGAAGGTACAGCCGCAGAAGATACTGCTGCAGAAGATACTGCCGCAGAAGACACTGCCGCAGAAGACACTGCCGCAGAAGACACTGCCACAGAAGACACTGCAGCAGAAGACATTGCCGCAGAAGACACTGCCGCAGAAGACACACGACTTTGGCAATCTGGGAATGGTGATACTGCCGCAGAAGATACTACCGCACATTGGAAATCAGTCGTAGATTTGGCAAAGCTGGTGACACGACTTTGGCAATCAGTCGTAGATTTCGCAAAGCTGGTGACACGATTTTCGCAATCTGGGAATGGTGATACTGCCGCAGAAGATACTACCGCACATTGGAAATCAGTCGTAGATTTGGCAGAGCTTGTGAACCAAGAGCCTTCAACGTATCCGCCAAGTacagacaaaataaatttcatattaaacaAGGTGCAAGGTGTGTGTCCAGGGAACAATCAATcaacaaataatacatttacaggaataaaaaacctaaatgaagaagtagaaaaaaaatcaaaaacctATATAGAAGTAAAAGAGTACACAAAGCGTCATGAATTAACAACGTGTTTAATCAATCGCATCAAACGACTGAGGGCCACTCTAAGGTATCCAGAACAAATACCTTTACGAGAACTTGTTCAGCTATACAAGCTGGATCCAAAGTTTCGTTTTGAGTTAGAAATGTTACTGGCCGATATAGAGAACGTCATGAATATTACCAAACAAAACTCGAGGAAAAGTCGTGGGTTACTAGAATATATTGTGCTCGGTAACGTCCTGGATCACGGCAATGCATTCTTAGAG